The following are from one region of the Oncorhynchus nerka isolate Pitt River linkage group LG8, Oner_Uvic_2.0, whole genome shotgun sequence genome:
- the LOC115133780 gene encoding alpha-2 adrenergic receptor-like, protein MDGMDSFNSSGVDTFPVVNLNSSSESPYSSATIASLAALVSFLILFTVVGNVLVVIAVLTSRAMKAPQNLFLVSLATADILVATLVMPFSLANELMGYWYFGRVWCGIYLALDVLFCTSSIVHLCAISLDRYWSVTQAVEYNLKRTPKRVKCIIVIVWLISAMISSPPLISIDKNNDNSQYPGCELNNDTWYILSSSIASFFAPCLIMILVYIRIYQVAKTRTRGMSEKKHGPGEHTMTENGLSKAALCKINGDRETGHCQCPPTPSMMTTEVHDEGDLEESSSSEDKGHTKPQDLNHKRVKRASRKNSAISKHSSRISRASNKSMDLFASRRKRRRSSVSMKKVSQAREKRFTFVLAVVMGVFVVCWFPFFFSYCLHGVCGDPCKIPDPLFKFFFWIGYCNSSLNPAIYTIFNQDFRRAFQKILCKSWKKSF, encoded by the coding sequence ATGGACGGGATGGATTCGTTTAACTCAAGCGGAGTTGACACGTTCCCCGTTGTCAACTTAAATTCCTCATCAGAAAGTCCATATTCTTCGGCTACAATAGCGAGTCTTGCAGCACTTGTAAGTTTTCTTATTTTGTTTACAGTGGTCGGGAACGTTCTGGTTGTAATTGCGGTGTTAACAAGCCGGGCAATGAAAGCTCCCCAGAATCTGTTTTTGGTTTCGTTAGCCACCGCAGACATTCTGGTTGCCACTTTGGTGATGCCATTTTCTCTGGCAAACGAACTTATGGGCTACTGGTATTTCGGCAGAGTTTGGTGTGGAATTTACCTCGCTTTAGATGTCTTATTTTGCACTTCGTCCATCGTCCATCTGTGCGCAATCAGTTTGGACCGCTACTGGTCCGTTACGCAAGCTGTTGAATATAATCTCAAACGGACTCCTAAACGAGTGAAGTGTATTATCGTCATTGTATGGCTTATATCTGCCATGATATCTTCTCCTCCGTTAATATCAATAGACAAAAACAATGATAACTCTCAGTACCCAGGGTGTGAGCTGAACAATGACACTTGGTACATCCTCTCCTCTAGCATTGCGTCATTCTTTGCGCCTTGCCTAATCATGATATTAGTGTATATTAGAATATACCAAGTGGCCAAGACCAGGACCAGGGGCATGTCGGAGAAAAAACATGGTCCAGGTGAACATACAATGACTGAGAATGGGCTAAGCAAAGCCGCCTTGTGCAAAATCAACGGGGACAGAGAGACCGGGCACTGCCAGTGCCCACCCACGCCCAGCATGATGACCACAGAGGTTCATGATGAGGGGGACCTGGAGGAGAGCTCCTCCTCAGAGGACAAAGGTCACACCAAACCTCAGGACCTGAACCATAAGAGGGTCAAGCGGGCCAGCCGGAAGAACAGTGCCATCTCCAAACACTCCAGCCGGATCTCTAGAGCCAGCAACAAATCCATGGACCTGTTCGCctccaggaggaagaggaggaggagctctGTGTCTATGAAAAAGGTCTCCCAGGCCAGGGAGAAGAGGTTCACCTTTGTGCTGGCTGTAGTCATGGGGGTATTTGTGGTGTGCTGGTTCCCATTCTTCTTCAGCTACTGCCTGCACGGAGTGTGCGGGGACCCCTGTAAGATCCCCGATCCCCTCTTTAAATTCTTCTTCTGGATTGGTTACTGCAACAGCTCACTCAACCCCGCCATCTACACCATCTTCAACCAGGATTTCCGACGCGCCTTTCAGAAAATCCTTTGCAAGTCGTGGAAAAAATCCTTCTAG